GCATGTTCAAATCAGTGAAATGCTTATGTTGTTACTGTTGCTGCTTTCCCGgtggctgcggctgctgctgcggcttcCACTGATGTGACTGCGTTTCGGGGGTTACTGTCAAGTCCAGGTGGTTTGGAGGATATCTAGCCACTAGCCGGTTTAGTTGTTCGAACGGCAGGCACTGAGTGGATCCTCCTTCTGAGTGTCGCTGGGACATCAGTTGGACCAATTGGTGGTGTAATTGGCCCACGGCATCTGCAGAAGAACAACAAGCTATGAGCGAAAGCTCAGAAGCTATAAATAGTCGCTACTTACGTGTTTGTCGTGGTGATCCCACACCTCCATCTTATCTGGCATGTGAGCAGAGATGTCGGCCGTTCCTGGGGCTCCCACGAAATGCTGGAAACCGTACGAGGGCATAAGGTTAacgtgttgctgttgctgttggccCATATTTGGCGGACCCTGCATGTTGTGGTAGTCCATTGGCATCTGAAAAGAACCAAATCCCATTAAGTTACATCGGAAAACCCTTTCCAAACTATGAAACTTACATTCATGGGCtcgtgttgctgctgctgggggtAGGGCCCATTGTTGTAAGGCCggtattgctgctgctggggttGCTGTTGCTTAAGCCAGTTaagcggctgctgctgctgcgactgGGGCGGAGGAGGCGGCTGTTGCAGGCCGGGTGGTTGGGCCTTCGGCTCGTGCGCCCACTGAGGCAGGACGGTGGAAAGGGCTTCGTCCATGTTCAGGCCCGAGGCGGCCCCCACACTAAAGTTGTTGTACTTCCAGGAGGCACGCTCTGTGCCAATGGGACGTGGCATTTTTCGAATATCTTCGTGGTTGGGGGACATGGCCGATGGCGACCCAAGGCCCGCCATTCCGTTTTCCAGATGAAGCATGTCGCGACCTGTGTACGAAGGATACTCCAAAGTACCGCCGTACCAACGCTGTGCTGACGCTCCGCCCGCTCCTCCTCCCGCTTGTCTGGCTCCTTGTCTCCCTGGGGCTCCGCCTCCGAACATGCTCGTCTGCGCAGcctgctgctgcggcggctgCGGTGGTTGCTGCTTGTTGCCCTGTGCGAACACAGAGGCCCGCGGGTTCAGGCGCAGAATTCTGTCGTCCACAATGTAGGGCGAGGACATGTCCATTGGGTAGTTGAGTTGGGGCTGGGGCTGTTGCTGGGAGGCTCCCACCTTGTCGTAGATCAGACGCTGCAGATTCTGATTCTGGCGGTCGATcatggcggcggcggcagcagctgctgcagcgGCCGCTGCGGTGTTCGAAGGATTAGAGCCGATGGCTCCGAACTGCTGGGGTGCGACGGTGTCACCCATGGGCACATGTCGCTGAATGGGTGCCGTCGATGTCGGCGGCTTGATCACTCCTGGCGAATGGGCCGGGGCCGACTCGCCATTGATATTCGGCTGTGCTTGGATACCGGGCGGAATCCCGTCATTGCTGGCCACCAATGGTGATCTGGCGGGCGCCGAAACTGCAGCTCCTCCACTGGTGATGATGTTCAGCTGCTGCTGGACACTCTGCTGGTTGGATTGcgtttgctgctgctgctgttgctgctgctgctgaatCACATTTCCCACCGGGGGCGAGGTTGAGTGATTCGACGAAGCCTTGGAGCTGCCCACCGGGGAGCTCAGGATGTTCCGGTTGTAGCCTGGAGCCTTGGAGGCATCGGCTTGGGGCAGACCATCGCCCACAGCGCCAGCTGCTCCTCCGGTGGTCGGATCTCCCAACTTGCCCCACTGGGACTGCTGGTAGTCGCTGAACAGGGAGTAGGCGCTGGACAACTTGGCGGCCAGCTGGGTGCTGAAGCTGTCGCTGACCGGGTTGCCGGCCATCAGGTCGTTCAGTATGTTTGTGTTGATCACCAggttttgctgctgctgctggagagTGGGCTGCGGGTGTTGTGGggcttgttgctgttgctgctgaggttgcggctgctgctgggaTGGTGCCTGTTGCTGGTGTGGAACGCCAGGGGCTGAGGCTGGTTGCGAttgctgtggctgctgctgctgctgaggtGGTTGCAatggctgttgctgctgctgctgctgctgtgctgGTGTGGGTTGGGCTGGAGATTTCGCATTGCTGTTGGAACTGGCACCCGATGCCGCTCCTGCTGCCGCGGCGGCATTCACGGCGGCCACATCCGCCACATTGAATGTGCCAATTGGTCCAGCCAATATGTTGCCGCTGGCGTTTCCGCCTCCACTTCCCAGCGGGGCAACCGCATTAGGAGCTGCCGGAGCTCCTGCAGACACGGGCTTGCCTCTGCCGAATGGAGCCACAACACCACTGCTGCGCCCGCCAGCCGAGGCAACTGTGACAGCCTCCTTTTTGGGCGAGGCTTGAGCTATAGCCGCTGCCTTTGCAAAATTCTGGGCTCCTGCCGGCACAGTCGAGCTCGACTTTGCCTGAGCGGTGGAAGAGCTGTTCTTCTGAGCTGCTTGCTGGGATTTGGCGTTGGAACTATCGGTCTTGCCCTTCGCCACTCCGTTCGACGATGCACCGCCCGCACCACGTCCCGATGGCTGCGCCTGTTGCTGGCCGAGGTAGCCACTATTGCGTGTATTCTGGCCGCGAGACCCAGCGGATGCCGTGGTCGCCTTGGAGCCGTTTGACTTGGACGATGCCGCGGCACGTCCACTTGAAGCCTTCGAGGACTGGAGTGGCTGCGGCTGCTGTTTGTGCGCATTGCTGTAGGCTGCAGTGCCCGCTGCGGTGGTAGAGCTGGCCGACGAGCTTGACGACGTCGACGTGGTGGACGCGGCCGAGGAAAAGTTATTCCCAGTAACACCAGCGGCCGTACGGTTGTCCCACGTACCCACAGCCATAGGGGCGTTGGCCGCCTGCTTGATGCTGCTGTTGATGCGCGGCAGCATTTGGAGGATGTCCACATCGGGATCCTTGATGAGGGCTAGAATGAGCATGTGGGCCTGCTTGGTAGCGTCGGTGAGGCCCTTGATCGTGATGCATCGCTCGGACTGGTTCTTGCCCTGCTTCTCCACTTCGATGTGGGCCCCAGTGGTGGCTCTGATGGCGTTAATGTTGCTGCCACCGCGACCAATGACGCGGGATATGGCGTTCACCGGCACCTGGACCTTCTTGCAGGTCATCTCGGGAGCCGAAGACGATCCCTGGGTGGTTGTTGTGGCCAGTGAGCTGGAACTGTTGCTGGAGCTGTTGGCCAGGTGGTGGTGAgcatggtggtggtgctgcagACTGGTGGCCGAGCTGGCCGACGTCACGGGCGTGGGAGTGCCACCAGCGTTGCCGGCGACTGCAGTGGTTTGCTGGGTGCTGCTCTTGCGGACCACCTCCTTCCAGCCGTCGACTTCGGTGCGCTTGGCTGGATTGAGGCTGGAGACACTGCTAGTGGCAGGCGGAAGGGCTTTTCCCACCTCCTTTCGGGCGATGTTAGTGGTGGACTCGCTGCTCTGAAGCTTGCTTGAGTTACTGGGCTGCTGCTTGGCTGGAAGGGCCACCTCCTTGGGCGCCAGATTTTCCTTCTCGCGCTTCTTTTCGATGGTCTTCTCGTCCTTCTTCTTCGAGGATGGCTTCTCAGTCTGCTCCTCCTTCTTGACCTCCAACTGGCGCTTGACGGGAGCTGCCTGCTGGCTGGGCGGGAGCTGCTTTGTACTGACCTCCACCGCAGGTTGTTTCTTCACCGAGATGCCCTTGAGAACCGAGCTCGCAGCGGCTGTTGCGGCAGGAGAGGCGGGAACCGGATTCTCTGCAGGAGCAGCCTTGTTCTTCTGCTGCTTCTTGCTCTTCTTGCCTTGATTGGTATTTGAACTAGGATTGGCAACAGTTTCTGGAGCCTGAGATGCCTTGGCAGCTTTTGTGTCGCCGCTGGAGCAGGAGCCCTGATCGATGCCAGAGTCGCCCTCTTCGCGGGTGGCCGCCGGCGGAGCCTCCTCGTCGTCATCCTCCTTGTCGGAGTCATCATCCTTGTCACTGGCGTCGTCCTCATCGCCCTGCTGGTCATCGCCACCGACGTTGCCACCTCCACTGCCCTGTTGCTGGCGGCGCTtctcctcctttttctccatcttcttcttcttcttgcgcTCGCGACGTCGGGCAGCTGCCGCCTTGCGGCTTTCCTCGCGTGTCCGCTCCAGGTCGAGCTCCTCCAGCAGGATCGAGGCGTTCTTGTTGGCTTTGACGGCCTGGGCCTCCTTGGCGCTGCGCAGGATTTTCATGCAGTCATAGCACTTGTCTATGAGCTCCTTGTCGCTGATGGTGCCGATGAAGCGGATCATCTCCTGGTCGGAGGGGAATTGCGACACGTACTGCACCATCCACTTGACAATCTTGGTGTGACCTTTGCGGAAGGCGGCCATCAAGCAGGACACGCGACGGTTGTCCTGCGAGTCGATGTCCGCCTGGTTGTCGTACAGCAGCTCCACCACGCTAAGGTGGCCGCCGTGCGCAGCCAGCCACAAAGGAGAGTTGCCCTTCTTGTTCTTTACTTCGACGCTGGCGCCGCGTGACAGCAGGAGTTCGACGAACTTCTGGTGCCCCTTGTCGGCGGCGATGGTGAGCGCAGTATCCCTGGAGGTGGGAACCGGTGCGGCATTCACATCGGCCCCCTTGTCCAACAGAACTCGACCAACCTCAATGTAGCCGCCCGAAGCGGCCTCCATTAGCGGCGTGAGGCCTGTTTTGGCGCGATGCTCCACGTTGGCCCGCCGGTCGAGCAGCAAACTCACCACCTCGTGCCTTCCCTGGAAACACGCCAAGGTGAGGGCCGTGTTGCGGTTGGTTTCGATTTGGGCGTTGATGTCGGAGCCCTGGTCCAGCAGCAGTTTCACCGCCGCAGTATGGCCGTTCATGGCGGCCAACATAAGCGGGGATATGCCCAGTTTGCTGCCCGTGCGGGAGTTGATCTCGGCTCCATGGCTGAGCAGCAGCTTTATGATGTTCACGTAGCCGCCGCTGGCCGCCAAACTCAGGGGTGTGTAGTCGGAAACATTGCGGTGCTCCTTGTTGGCGCCAACACTCAGCAGGAGCTCCACCACCTCGTAGCGACCGCCGGAGCAGGCCAGCGACAGTGGCGTGTCCTTGGTGCGCTCCGACTGGGCTTCGAGCTCCGCGCTGTGCTTTAGGAGTATGTCCACAACCTTCTCGTGTCCAGCAGTGGCCGCCAGTATCAGCGGCGTGAAGCCTTTCTTGTCGCGGTGCTCGATGTTGGCTCCTCGAGTGATCAGCAACTCGACAAGTTCCTCGTGCCCGCCAGCACAGGCCAGAGTCAGGGCGGTATCGTGGTTGGACTCTGTCTCAGAGTCAATCTCGATAGTCTTGTCCACGCTGACCGGTGCGGCCACGGCCAGTTGATTCTGCAGCTGAGCCTGCTGCTGAGCAGCGGCAACCTGTGGCTGTTGGTGCTGATTGGTGTTCACTGTAAGGAATGGATGGAATGGAGTGAGAATGAAGATGGGCTCATGGGATTAGCAGACATACCTTGACTTCCGGCTGGAGTTTGGCGGAAGCAACGGCGATCCTTGCGCGACTGCTTGTCGATGACCTTCTTGGCTATTCCGCCGGGCTTGGTGGCGTTCACTTGGGTATTGGGTATGGGAGTGGGAGTGCCCATTGGCCAGACGGAGAGCTCGTTTTGAGGCTGGCCCGTctgcagttgttgttgctgtggaGGCTGCAGGGCGAACTGAGTGTACTGTCCGACCGCGGGCTGCTGCGGCAACACCACCGAGGCCGGATGCGTCTGCGTGGCCACCTGTGAGTACATACATGGTCccttaattaataaaagtacTCAAGATTTCCTTTTAACGAACTTACCTGATGCTGAACACAGGTGGGCGCCTGCATGTGCGGCGGAGGGTGCAGGAGCAGCTGTTCCTGCAGATTGAAGTGCTTCTGCTTGAGGGGCAGGGCCTGAACTCCCAGAACGGAATTAGTTGGTAGCTGGCCGACGCGTTGGTGCAAGAGCTCCTGAGCCACCTGATCGAGTTCGCTCTGAGTGGGCGGACGATGGCCGGAGGCACGCTGCTGGAATAGTTGGACCTGCTCGGCAtgcagttgttgctgttgctgttcaGACAGAGGCTCTCCAGAGGCCTGTTGCTGGCCCATGTTCGGCGGCAACTGGAAGAGCAGCTGCACCGGCGGAGCGTTCTTGTCGCCGCTGTCCACATTGTAGACAAAGTTAGTggctggctgctgctgctgttggtgctgGGCCGCCACTGCCTTGATGATGCGTGCATTCGAGTActgctggagctgctgctTCAGCTCGGGATCGGCCTCCAAAGcgatctgctgctgctggtggaaCTCTGCGGCAGCGTTGGGCAGCGCTTGGTGATGcaactgctgttgctgctgctgctcgtcAGTGGTGAAGGGCAGTAGCGAGAGCGGATTCTGTTGTTGCTGAAAGCGATGATTCGTAGAGACACGCCCCAACTATAGGAATGGAATTAAGGACTCACCTGCATGTGCATTTCCTCCGCCTCGAGGAGACGCTGGTCGAGCGGGATGTTCTGCTGCATGGGATAGTCGAGCAGCAAAAGATTCGCCGGTCGCTGGCCATCCTGCTGCGACACGTCGCTGGGATTGATCAGGCCCGGCGACCTTACCACACCCACCAGCTGCTCCTGGCCTGTCCACTTGGCCGTCGACTGCCCCCAGTTTCCAGCGAATCTTCCCTTGCACATCTGATTCAGACTGAACTCGGCCAGCTCCGGGTAGTTCAGGCTGCTGGCAAGCTCCTAAAAAGCAAAGCAGAATGTTAGTTTCAATTCATCAGAAAGGTATCCATTGACCACTGTACCTGGAATATGTCTTCCATTTCGCCATCGTTGGCAAAGTGCTCCAATGCGGGATACAGCTCGCTGGCGCCTGCGCCGCCTTCCTCATCTGCATGAATAGAATCATTACCATTTCTTACTAATATTTGAGAGCTGATCTTGATCTTACCGCACGGCTGGTCTCCctcctgctgctggtgcttGTGGTGGACTGCGGCCGCCGCCTTGGCATGCGCTGCTGCCGCGGTAGCTGCCGCCAGCTGCTGGTGAAGGACGCTGTTGAGGGCTGCGTTGCTGCTAGCCGCCGCTTTGAGATTGCTGATTTGCGGGAGGACATGGACCAGTTCGGAGTTGGTGAGGTCCGGTGGAAAGTCGCACAGAGACTGCGAGGTGAGAATCAGGTTCTCCAATCGGGTGGCCATTTTGCGCTGCTTGAGCGGCAGAGAGCTGGTTCCTCGCTTCGAGTTGTTgttaatgttgttgttggaggAAGCTTGGTCGGAGGCAACAGGCACGTCCAGGAAGAACTCGTCGTCGTcttcatcctcctcctcctcgtcctcttcctcctcctcttcttcCCCGTCACCCGCGCCCTCGTCATCATCGATATAATCAACATCTCCATCTGGAAGGATCGGTTTGTAAGTCTCGTAAGAATCTTATAGAACCCAATCCAAACTTACCGTCGTTGTCCACCTCGCCATCCTCGTCGTCGTAGTTCAGCTTCTCGACCTCTCCGCTATTGGTGTCTTCCTGATCTTCATCATCGtccacctcctcctcttccACAATTATGCCATCCTCGCGCAGAGCGGCAGCAAGTTCGATCGGCTCTGGTGGCAGCGTGTTCTCCTCAGCATCTCCGACAGTGTCACCGTCGCCCTCACCTGCGTCGCTCTCCAGATCAGTGCTGATCTCGTCCTGGTCCTTGTTGGCGGCTGCCACAGccgctgctgcggctgctgctgaaCAAAGCGTGGCCAGGTTCTTCATCTCGGCTCGAGGTTCTCTTACCAGGCGACCATCATCGTTGGGGGACGACATTGTGGTCTCCTCCATCTCCGGCGGCGTTTCAGTTGGCGACTTGGGCTGATCCCCGAAGAAGTTGTGCATCCCGACCATGTGCCAGCCGTCCTTAAAGAAGTTCCTCTGGGGCGCGTTGAGGGCAGGTATGTCCTTCCTGCCGCGAGACCCGTTCACTGCCGTCTCCAGCATTCCATGGATGTCCTCCATGACGGCTTTGCGCTGCAGTGCCGCGTCCAGAGACTgaagctgttgctgctgctggtcaCCGTTGAAGTTAATATTGCCAGTGGGCGAAGCGAGCGGAGAGGCTGGCGAGTTGGAGTAGGCCGCTGTCGCAGCAGCCGCATTGTCCAAAACCcgttgctggtggtggtgcagctgcaggtgctgctgcagttgcaaATGGGTTTGCTGAATTTGCTGATGGAAGAGCGGATTAGTGGGCTGCACTTCAGAATCCTCATCTGGGGACTTACCAAGTTGTTGTAAATGGACACCATCTGATTCTGCTGCAGATTCGGCAGCACTTGCTGGGCGTGCTgggctgctgccgccgctgctgcggccgcggctgctgctgctgcagccgcTGCAGCTGCCTGCTTGCGGTTGCTCTTGTTGGTGGCCTTCACCTTGGGCCTATCGCTGATGGCCGTGCTCTGGAGGACTTCCGAAGAGTGTGTGATGGCCCCACTGGGGTTACGCTACAATTAGATTGAAAGTCAGTAAGCCATCGGTAGAAGTCAGTAACCAAGGAAACTCACAGCTGGTATCTGGGTGCAGGCGCTGCTGTCCACAGCTGTGGATGCGGGCTGGTTGCTGTCGGCTcctgttttaaataaatatattagcATACAGCATGAGGAAGTATTCTCATTGGTGCTTTAAACATACCTTTTAGTGCTAGTTCGGTCTGGTCACCGCTGCCGCCCTCCGGAGGAAGTTCACCCTTCTTCAGATCTTGCGCAAAGCCGCGAAGCCGCTGCAGGCGTGGATCGTCAGTCGACAGTGCGAATTGCGGTGCACTGCCGTCCTCTCCCAGTGGCTGCGAGCGCACTTGCTcggcctgctgctgctgttggtccAACGGGCATTCGATGAACTCCATTGGTCGCCGGTTAAGCTTGGCCTGCACGTGTTGCAAGTGtctttgctgctgctgcaccaTTTCCTGCTGGTAGGCAGTGTGGAAGAGCACTGGCGGAGCCGGCGGCGCCTTCTGCGGCGGCTGCAAGGAGTTGATGTGCTCCATGTCGAGGTCGAAGTGCTTGCAAGGTACCAGCgtttgctgctgttgctgctgctgctgctcgaaTCCTGGTTGCAAATGGAATAATCTTGACTTCGCTATTAAGCCTTCCTGCTGTTGAGCGCCCAGGGTGGTCAGGTCGATGCCACCCACACCTCCGTACTCCTCGACACCCGCCTCGCTGCCTGTGGTGCTGGCGCCTGCCCCCGCTGCACTCAGCTGCAGTTCGCCGGCGTCCAGAAAGTCGCCGGTTCCCAGGGCAACGATATTGGAGGTGCCGTTGCCCCCAGTAGCTGCGTTGCTGAACTGCTGGTGATGGAATAGCTGCTGGTTGGAGGCACGCGCCGCGTCCGGCAGTTCCTGCAATCCGGGCGGGGCGTTTAGCTGAAACTGGTGATGGAACTGCTGCTGGAGAATCTTTTGCTGCTGGAGGCGCATCTGGTTCGAGCCCAGGGCCTGAGCAGCCTGCGCCTGGACCTGTCCGGCGTTCGCATTGGCTGCCATTTCCGTGGGCGAGATGTTTGGATAGCTGAACAGGATTTCCACCACGCGCGTATGCCCGCCCTTGGAAGCCTCGATCAGCATGGTGCTGTTGTCCTTCAGCTTGTGGAAAGGATCGGCGTTGTTCTTGAGCAGATGCTCTACTACCGACTGGTGGCCACCGGCGCAGGCCAGCGACAAGGGAGTGTGATCATTGCTGGTGGTTTGCTTGTTGACATTGGCGCCCTTTTGGATGAGGAATTTCACAGTGCAGAGGTGTCCGGCGCGACAGGCTTTCATAAGCGGGGTGCGTCCACCCTCCGACTCGTGCTCGAGCTCGGCTCCGTAGGAAAGGAGGACGCCGGCGGCATCTGTGTGGCCGTTCTCGCAAGCATGCGTTAGAGCCGTATCCCCGGTCTGTGTCTCTGCATGGACGTTCGCCTTATTCTTCAACAAGAATCGCACCAGATCGGTGTGGCCCTCCTGGGAGGCTTCCATCAGGGGTGTGGATGCGCCCAGCTCCAGATTGGCACCCTCCTTGATCAAGAAAGCTGCCACTTCGCTGAAGCCGCCGCAGCAGGCTAATGTAAGAGCC
The Drosophila bipectinata strain 14024-0381.07 chromosome 3R, DbipHiC1v2, whole genome shotgun sequence DNA segment above includes these coding regions:
- the mask gene encoding ankyrin repeat and KH domain-containing protein mask isoform X6, translated to MNNDAKSHESDDLNVRSTAYLNNKSTPTTTTSAAAAAAAPVGKNNSKPSAAQANSPSGNKNQNKLPNRQFPYNIPRLAAARQTKIAAAAALLASNQKTVKNENLTAAAAVIEVTPTTTTTTLATPPEIATTSNSTSTKASRLKVNNCNSATANTNSKMSGTNSQTTPTATSTTTTTTTNPSGCSATTSSGSGSGSGGGGGGGTTVIANPASVSTTAAGSAAKFRAAVASAPSSAPSASATTSAPSAAAPASASAAPAPTPAPTSSSSSSSKKTRAAVAALKRQVAMQQQPYAAGSTAPPSLTSKDSAHLKFAATTLLMGAAAAAVDSNAGAATGVGSGGGAAGVDVAKTAAVLKQKLKDAAAAATASASNRSASSSLSSNASSLSSSVGIVNAISSALQNIITPDTDTDTELYPQPATTDLSESEEESVSEILLAFLCLRPDLLDDIPESDPDSCPHEGERRDDEDETEEESEDSDESDGDDEEDEEEIDVLQDNDADDEEIDDEDEEEDAPEVSPFLLDANNKRSSNLSALLEAAANEKAPVLRHATHAIDETKQALTKMRCANSPRDKNGFSRSLVAACTDNDVNTVKRLLCKGNVNLNDAAASTDDGESLLSMACSAGYYELAQVLLAMSAAQVEDKGQKDSTPLMEAASAGHLDIVKLLLSHNADVNAHCATGNTPLMFACAGGQVDVVKVLLKHGANVEEQNENGHTPLMEAASAGHVEVAKVLLEHGAGINTHSNEFKESALTLACYKGHLDMVRFLLQAGADQEHKTDEMHTALMEASMDGHVEVARLLLDSGAQVNMPTDSFESPLTLAACGGHVELATLLIERGANIEEVNDEGYTPLMEAAREGHEEMVALLLSKGANINATTEETQETALTLACCGGFSEVAAFLIKEGANLELGASTPLMEASQEGHTDLVRFLLKNKANVHAETQTGDTALTHACENGHTDAAGVLLSYGAELEHESEGGRTPLMKACRAGHLCTVKFLIQKGANVNKQTTSNDHTPLSLACAGGHQSVVEHLLKNNADPFHKLKDNSTMLIEASKGGHTRVVEILFSYPNISPTEMAANANAGQVQAQAAQALGSNQMRLQQQKILQQQFHHQFQLNAPPGLQELPDAARASNQQLFHHQQFSNAATGGNGTSNIVALGTGDFLDAGELQLSAAGAGASTTGSEAGVEEYGGVGGIDLTTLGAQQQEGLIAKSRLFHLQPGFEQQQQQQQQTLVPCKHFDLDMEHINSLQPPQKAPPAPPVLFHTAYQQEMVQQQQRHLQHVQAKLNRRPMEFIECPLDQQQQQAEQVRSQPLGEDGSAPQFALSTDDPRLQRLRGFAQDLKKGELPPEGGSGDQTELALKGADSNQPASTAVDSSACTQIPARNPSGAITHSSEVLQSTAISDRPKVKATNKSNRKQAAAAAAAAAAAAAAAAAAAQHAQQVLPNLQQNQMVSIYNNLQIQQTHLQLQQHLQLHHHQQRVLDNAAAATAAYSNSPASPLASPTGNINFNGDQQQQQLQSLDAALQRKAVMEDIHGMLETAVNGSRGRKDIPALNAPQRNFFKDGWHMVGMHNFFGDQPKSPTETPPEMEETTMSSPNDDGRLVREPRAEMKNLATLCSAAAAAAAVAAANKDQDEISTDLESDAGEGDGDTVGDAEENTLPPEPIELAAALREDGIIVEEEEVDDDEDQEDTNSGEVEKLNYDDEDGEVDNDDGDVDYIDDDEGAGDGEEEEEEEDEEEEDEDDDEFFLDVPVASDQASSNNNINNNSKRGTSSLPLKQRKMATRLENLILTSQSLCDFPPDLTNSELVHVLPQISNLKAAASSNAALNSVLHQQLAAATAAAAHAKAAAAVHHKHQQQEGDQPCDEEGGAGASELYPALEHFANDGEMEDIFQELASSLNYPELAEFSLNQMCKGRFAGNWGQSTAKWTGQEQLVGVVRSPGLINPSDVSQQDGQRPANLLLLDYPMQQNIPLDQRLLEAEEMHMQQQQNPLSLLPFTTDEQQQQQQLHHQALPNAAAEFHQQQQIALEADPELKQQLQQYSNARIIKAVAAQHQQQQQPATNFVYNVDSGDKNAPPVQLLFQLPPNMGQQQASGEPLSEQQQQQLHAEQVQLFQQRASGHRPPTQSELDQVAQELLHQRVGQLPTNSVLGVQALPLKQKHFNLQEQLLLHPPPHMQAPTCVQHQVATQTHPASVVLPQQPAVGQYTQFALQPPQQQQLQTGQPQNELSVWPMGTPTPIPNTQVNATKPGGIAKKVIDKQSRKDRRCFRQTPAGSQVNTNQHQQPQVAAAQQQAQLQNQLAVAAPVSVDKTIEIDSETESNHDTALTLACAGGHEELVELLITRGANIEHRDKKGFTPLILAATAGHEKVVDILLKHSAELEAQSERTKDTPLSLACSGGRYEVVELLLSVGANKEHRNVSDYTPLSLAASGGYVNIIKLLLSHGAEINSRTGSKLGISPLMLAAMNGHTAAVKLLLDQGSDINAQIETNRNTALTLACFQGRHEVVSLLLDRRANVEHRAKTGLTPLMEAASGGYIEVGRVLLDKGADVNAAPVPTSRDTALTIAADKGHQKFVELLLSRGASVEVKNKKGNSPLWLAAHGGHLSVVELLYDNQADIDSQDNRRVSCLMAAFRKGHTKIVKWMVQYVSQFPSDQEMIRFIGTISDKELIDKCYDCMKILRSAKEAQAVKANKNASILLEELDLERTREESRKAAAARRRERKKKKKMEKKEEKRRQQQGSGGGNVGGDDQQGDEDDASDKDDDSDKEDDDEEAPPAATREEGDSGIDQGSCSSGDTKAAKASQAPETVANPSSNTNQGKKSKKQQKNKAAPAENPVPASPAATAAASSVLKGISVKKQPAVEVSTKQLPPSQQAAPVKRQLEVKKEEQTEKPSSKKKDEKTIEKKREKENLAPKEVALPAKQQPSNSSKLQSSESTTNIARKEVGKALPPATSSVSSLNPAKRTEVDGWKEVVRKSSTQQTTAVAGNAGGTPTPVTSASSATSLQHHHHAHHHLANSSSNSSSSLATTTTQGSSSAPEMTCKKVQVPVNAISRVIGRGGSNINAIRATTGAHIEVEKQGKNQSERCITIKGLTDATKQAHMLILALIKDPDVDILQMLPRINSSIKQAANAPMAVGTWDNRTAAGVTGNNFSSAASTTSTSSSSSASSTTAAGTAAYSNAHKQQPQPLQSSKASSGRAAASSKSNGSKATTASAGSRGQNTRNSGYLGQQQAQPSGRGAGGASSNGVAKGKTDSSNAKSQQAAQKNSSSTAQAKSSSTVPAGAQNFAKAAAIAQASPKKEAVTVASAGGRSSGVVAPFGRGKPVSAGAPAAPNAVAPLGSGGGNASGNILAGPIGTFNVADVAAVNAAAAAGAASGASSNSNAKSPAQPTPAQQQQQQQQPLQPPQQQQQPQQSQPASAPGVPHQQQAPSQQQPQPQQQQQQAPQHPQPTLQQQQQNLVINTNILNDLMAGNPVSDSFSTQLAAKLSSAYSLFSDYQQSQWGKLGDPTTGGAAGAVGDGLPQADASKAPGYNRNILSSPVGSSKASSNHSTSPPVGNVIQQQQQQQQQQTQSNQQSVQQQLNIITSGGAAVSAPARSPLVASNDGIPPGIQAQPNINGESAPAHSPGVIKPPTSTAPIQRHVPMGDTVAPQQFGAIGSNPSNTAAAAAAAAAAAAMIDRQNQNLQRLIYDKVGASQQQPQPQLNYPMDMSSPYIVDDRILRLNPRASVFAQGNKQQPPQPPQQQAAQTSMFGGGAPGRQGARQAGGGAGGASAQRWYGGTLEYPSYTGRDMLHLENGMAGLGSPSAMSPNHEDIRKMPRPIGTERASWKYNNFSVGAASGLNMDEALSTVLPQWAHEPKAQPPGLQQPPPPPQSQQQQPLNWLKQQQPQQQQYRPYNNGPYPQQQQHEPMNMPMDYHNMQGPPNMGQQQQQHVNLMPSYGFQHFVGAPGTADISAHMPDKMEVWDHHDKHMPWANYTTNWSN